TGCCGACGTGGCCGGAACTGTCGGTGGGTGGCTCTACAGTATTTCTCGCGATGACCAGCGAATCTTCTGAAGCGCCCGCCGAGGGCGCCCACTATTTCCGAACGCCGAAAGAGACCACCCACCGGCGGGACGTCGAGATCATGCTCGCCGGGCGTGAACTCACCGTCACCACGGCCGGTGGTGTGTTCAGCGGCGACCGTATCGATCTCGGCACGCGGGTGCTGCTACGTGAGGTCCCGCCTCCTCCGCCCGAGGGCGAGATCCTGGACCTCGGGTGCGGTTGGGGCCCGATCACGCTCAGCGCGGCCCTGCTCGCGCCGCGGGCCTGCGTGTGGGCCGTCGACGTGAACGAGCTGGCCCTGGAGCTGACGGTGCTCAACGCCCGCCGGGCCAAGGTGGCCAACGTGCGCACGGCCACGCCCGATCAGGTGCCCGACGACGTGCGGTTCGCGGCAATCTGGTCGAACCCGCCGATCCGGATCGGCAAGACCGAACTGCACGCGATGCTGTTGCACTGGCTCCCCCGCCTGCTGCCCGAGGCCTCCGCGCACCTGGTGGTGCAGCGCAACCTCGGCGCCGACTCCCTGCAGGGCTGGCTGCAGACGCAGCTCCCGTCCGGCTGGACGGTCGTGCGGGCCGGGAGCGCGAAGGGTTACCGGGTCCTGCGGGTCACCGCTCCTGCGTCGAATTAACGGACGAGTAGGTCACCTTCACGCCCTGGGCCCCCAAACCTCTTCGTGATCATGCAGAACTTCCGGGCGTCCCTAGGCCCCGGGGCCACCAACCTTGGTCGTGATCATGCAAACTGTCCCCGGCACCCCGAGAACCCTAGGCTCCCCACTTCATCCGTGATCATGCAAAGTGTCCCCGGCACCTGTAGAACCCTGGGACCCCCACCTCGTCCGTGATCATGCCAAGTGTCCCCGGAGTTCAAGAACCCAGGGGACACTTGGCATGATCACGAACGACTCTGAGTCAGACCAGTTCGCCCTCGGCCACGATGACGGCGGGGCCGGACAGCTTGGCCGAATCGCCCTCGCTGGCCGTGCCCTCAGTGTCGACGTAGAGAGTTCCTCCCAGCACATCGATGCGCCAGTGGTCAGGGGCCAGGTTGGCGCCCCAGGCCCGGGCGGCGAGCGCGGCCGCCACGGTTCCGGTTCCGCAGGAACGGGTTTCGCCGGAACCGCGTTCGTGCACGCGCATCTTCAGGTGGCCCAGCTCGGAACGCACGCTCTGGTCGTGCAGCGGCACCACGATCTCGACGTTCGTACCGTTCGGCGGCGCGGGCTCGACGATCGGTGCCACGGTCAGGTCGAGGGCTTCGAGCGTCTCGACGTCGGGCAGCGCGACCACCACGTGCGGGTTGCTCAGTGCGATGGAAAGCCCAGGCAGGGGCGGCATCCCGGGGAAAGTGACGGTCACGTCGCTGCCGGCCGTGACCGCGGCCGGGCCCCCGGCGACCCGCCACGCGCCGAGGTCGATGGTGAACAGGTCGCCCCGGCGCTTGACCGGCATCACCCCGCCGCGCGTCGTGATGAGCACTTCATCACCTTCGCCGAGCGTGATCCAGCCCCGGCGCAGCAGATGCGCCACGAACACCCGGCTGCCGTTGCCGCACATCTCGGCGGCGCTGCCGTCAGAGTTCCAGTAGTCCATGAACCACTCACCGGCCACGTCCTGCCCGGCCGCCGCGCTCCGGACAACCCGGATGACACCGTCCGCGCCGAGCCCGGCCCGGCGGTCACTGAGGTGCCGGATCAGCTCAGGGGTCAGGTCGAGCTTGCCGTCGGGGTCGTCGAGCAGCACGAAGTCGTTCTCGGTGCCATGGCCCTTCGCGAACGTCGTCACGGGGTAAGGCTACGCGGGCCGGTGACGGCCGCCAGCGCCCGCTCGCGCAGATCGGCCGCGTCGTACGGCAACCAGGTGACGCGGTCGTCGCGACGGAACCAGGACTCCTGCCGCCGGGCGAACTTACGCGTCGTGTTCACGGTGTCGACCTGGGCCTCCACCTCGTCCATCTCCCCGTCGAGCATCCGCAGCACCTGGGCGTAGCCGAGCGCCCGCGGGGCGGTCTTCCCGTCCAGTAGCCCCTCAGAGACCAGGCGCACTGTTTCCTCGACCAGCCCGTCACTCCACATCCGCACGACCCGGGCCGCGATCCGGTCGTCGAGTTCCTCCCGTGGTGCCATCAGGCCGATCTGTACGGCGGGCACGTCGTACTCGGGCCGTGGCAGCGTCGCGCTGAACGGGCGGCCGGTCAGCTCGATCACCTCCAGCGCACGCACGATGCGCCGGACGTTGCCCGGCAGGATCGCGATTGCCGCCGCTGGGTCCTGCTCGGCGAGACGGCGGTGCATCTCCGGGGCACCGGCGCTCTCGGCCTCCCGTTCCAGCCGCAGCCGGACCTTCGGGTCGGTCGGCGGGATCTCGAGCTGGTCGAGCACCGCGCGCACGTACAGCCCGGAGCCTCCGGCCAGGATCGGCACCTTGCCCCGCGCCAGGATGTCGTCCCGGGCGGCCCGGGCGTCCCGCTGGTAGGCCGCGAGACTGGCCTCCTGGGTGACATCGAGAACGTCGAGCAGGTGGTGCGGAACTCCTCGCCGCTCACCGGCCGGGAGCTTGGCCGTACCGATGTCCATGCCCCGGTACAACTGCATGGCGTCGGCGTTGATCACCTCACCGTTCAGCGCCTCGGCAAGATCCAGTGCCAAATCTGACTTTCCGGTGGCCGTGGCACCGACCACCGCGACGGTCAGCCGATTCCGGGCCGGGCCGTCCAGCTGCTGCCCGGTGCTCCCGTTCAGGCGGCCCTGGTTCAGGCGGCCGTAATTCAGGCCGGTCTGGTCCTGACTGCTCTGGTCCTGACTGCTCTGGTCCTGGCCGGTCTGGTCCTGGCCGGTCTGGTCCTGGCCGGTCTGGTCCTGGCCGGTCTGGTCCTGGCCGGTCTGGTCCTGGCCGGTCTGGTCCTGGCCGGTCATCTTCTGATGGCTCAAGCTCGGTTCGCTCACGCCGGGAACCGCCAGTCAGCCACGAAGTACGCGACGCCGAACGGCGCGCCCTCGTACCGCAGGGCGGCGGTGGCGGACCGGGGCCCGTCGAGCCCTCCGGCAGCCACCTGCCAGGCAACCCGGCCCACACATCCCAGCTCGTCGGCCCGGGCGGGCGCGATGTCGGCCAGCCCTTCCGGGTCGGCGCCGGTCAGAGCCTTCACCACCGCGGCGTCGAACGACTCCGCCTCCGGATCCTCGAACCCCGGCGACCGCATTCCGCGCCGATTGCTGCCGTCGCCCAGCACGAGCCACGCGGCGTGCAGGCCGGTCTGCTGATCAAGCGAATGCCCCAGCTCCAGACAGTCCGAAACCGACGCCGTCACTGAGACCTCCTGCAGCACTACCGGTCCGGTCCACCCAGCCCGCTCCAGCAGCCAGCGGCCGATGGTCAGGGACAAGGGCAGGCCCGGTGCCGTGGCCGGATGATCCCGCGGTGCCTCGACCGCCACGCCGTAGCCCGCCAGGGTGCCCCATGCCTGTGGCTCATGCCGCCAGGTACGTTCTCCCGGGCCGACCAGCACCAGGGTCGAGGGTTCCTGCGCCACCAGGCCGGCAACCGCCTGCTCACATACCGCCAGCAGAGGACCCGTCAGCGCGGACAGCGCCTCCCCCACACCTGCGACCACACCGGCGCTGTCTTCCAGCGAAGGCCGGACCGGATCTGTTGGCCGGCTCTGGCGGGGCTGTCCACTCTGCCGGTTCGATGCGGGCTGCCCGCTCGGTCCGGGTGACAGCGTCGGGTCGGGCTCGTCGGCAGTACGAGCACCGGCCTCCTGCCCCACGCGAACTCCGGTCAAGGCCGGTACGAGCAGGGGTGGACAAGGCACGAAAGCGGCGGCGAGCATTCCCCGACCCTAAACCCGCGCCGGCCCGGGCCGCGGCGCACTCATGCTCCCGCGTCCAAGGGCCGGGGTTTCGCTACCCGGTTCGATCCGGGCGTGGCCGGTCCAGGTGCTTTCTCTCAATGGATCAGCCCCAGCCTGCCCATGATGGCCACTGCCTCCGCCCGACCGGAGGCGCCGAGTTTGGCCAGGACGTTGGAGACGTGCACGCTGGCCGTCTTCTCACTGATGAAAAGCCGCTCGCCGATGGCCCGGTTGGTCAGGCCGGCAGCGACCAGAGACATCACCTCGTGCTCGCGGGGCGTCAGTGTGGGCGCAGTGATCGGTGCGTCATCGGCGGATGCGGCCGGTCCACCGGAAGATCCCGGCTGGGGGAACGTAGCTGGACCGGTACCGCCGGATCCGGAAACCCCGGTGTTCCCCGAAGCCGGACGCGCAGCGGAACCCCCGTACGGTCCCCCGGCCTGAAGGTCAGGGCGGTCCTGAAGATCACTGCGGTCCTGGCGACCGGCGGATTCCCCACGTAGTTCCCCGTCGTGAAGAGCCCGATAGTTCTGGCGGTCCTGGCTGTTCGTGTCGGTGCCACCGGTGGCGCCGCCCAGGCTGAGGCCGGCCGGCAGAGCGAGATGTTCGAGCTCTCGGAGCAGCGGCGCGGCGCCAAGCCGCAGAGCCCGGTCGTGGGCAGCAAGGATCTGCTCGCAGGCCTCAGCACGATGGTTCTCCCGGAGTAACAGCTGCGCCGCCCGCCACCGGGCCCGGGCCACCTCGTAAACCGAGACTCCTTCGAAAGTCTCAGCCAGTTCAATCCATCCGGCCGTCTCGTCGGCAGCCCGGGCCCGCGCCCATTCCAGTTCCAGGCGCAGCAACCAGGCCTTGCCTTCGGGCCCCATCACACCGCGACGGGGCAGGCCGAGACGACCTCGGGTACGACCGTCTTCCAGGAAGTACTCGATGTCGGCGAGGGCCGATCGCTCGGTCTCGGCATCACCCAGCTCGCGGGCGCGCACGGCCCCGTCGGCCAGGGCGCTGACAGCCCGGACATCGATGGCAATGCCGGACAGCAGCCAGGGTTCGGCCTCCCGGAGCACATAGTCGAGCGCTCGCCGGGCCTGGACCGCGGCCTCTTCCCACTTCCCGAGCCAGGTCATCGCCTCGGCCCGGGCCGAGTGAAGCAGCTGACGTTCCCAGGAGTCGTCGGTGATGACCAGCCACTCGTCAGCCCGCAGCACCTGTTCGGGGTCGCGCGCGGCCAGCACCGGAAGCTCGTACAGCCGTAGGTAACTGACCAGCGACAGCGGCAGCCGCGATGCGCCCTCGTCCGGCCGGATCACGCCCAGCGCCCGTTCGACCTGCCCGGTGTGCCAGAACGTGGTGATCAGCAGCGACCGGGCGTTGCTCCCGTAGGGACTGGCGGTCAGGCCGTTGGAGTCGGCCACCTCGATGGCTGCGAGCAGATCTGCAATACCGGCGTCCAGGTCTCCGGCGTCCAGATGATTGATGGCGAGGTTGTAGATCACCCGCACCGTGGCCGCCGTGTCTCCGGAGAGCTCGGTCGCGGCGCGGGCCAGGCGGAAGGACCGGGCCGACTCTTCGTCGCGCCCCAGCACTCCCTCGGCCACGGCCTGGGTGGTCAGCAGTTCTACCTGAAGAGCGGTCATTCCGAGCGGCTCGCTCTCCGCCAGCGCCTGGTTCACCGCCTTCATAGCGTCGCGAGGATCAGCCGCCAGACGCACCCGGGCGACGATGCCCCAGGCCATGGCCCGCGCGGGGGACGGTGCCCGGTCGCCGGCGAGATCGTTGATGACCTGCACGGCACAGGAGTGCGCCTCCCGGGGCCGATCAGCCTGGTACAGATGGAGGGACAACGTGGCCCGGGCCCTGGCCGCCGCGGTGGTGTCGCCGTCCGCCTCCGCCTCTTCCGTGGCGGTCGCCGCCAGGTCGACTGCTCGCGTGTACCGCCCCGCATCACTCGCCACGTCGGCCGCGCGCAGACTGACAGTGCTGCGCGCGACATCTTCGGCACGTTGATCGTCGGGAACGACGTCCCACAGCTGCAGAGCCTGTTCGTAGTGCTCCAACGCCTCAGCGGGAGCGTTGCCGCAGGCGGCGAACCAGGCCGCCTGGAGCGAGGCATTCAGAGCACTCGGCATGTCGTTGGCCGCGAGGCTGTGACGTGCAACCTCGGCGGCGATTCCCCTGGCCCCTGGCGTACCGATCAGCGGTCTGAGGTAATCGGCGACGTTCTTGTGCAGACGAACCCGCTCACCGGGCAACAGGTCCGAGTAGATGGCCTCTTGCAGAAGAGCGTGCCGGAACCGGTAGCGATCCAGTTCCTCCGGCACCAGCACCTGCTGGGCGATCGCCTCTCGCAGAGCCGACTCGGCCTCGTCGGCCGTCAGGGAACCCCGGATGTCCGGCCCGCTGATCACCACGCGCAGCAGCGCATCGTCGATACGGGCGGACCCCAGCACCGACGCGAGCCGCACCACCTTCTTCGCCGGGTCGGACAGTTGCTCCAGACGATCGAGCAGCAGATCGGTCAGGCCCTCGGGAAGGCGGCCGTCGTCCCCAGCGGCCAGAAGTTCTTGCGCGTAGTACGGATTCCCCGCCGAACGCCTCACGATGCGCCGCAACAGTGCCGGCTTCACCGGAGCGCCGTTCACACCGGCCAAGAGCTGCCCGAGTTCGCGGTCGGACAACGGAGGCAGATCCATCTGCTCGACCCGGGGCAACCGCACCAGTTCACCGACGAGCGGCCGCAGCGGGTGCCGGCGGTGCAGGTCGTCG
This genomic window from Kineosporia sp. NBRC 101731 contains:
- a CDS encoding LuxR family transcriptional regulator, coding for MGDVAFVGSAAPFVARVGQLERLRELLTLARSGTATGVIIGGDAGVGKTRTLTEIAEHAAATGFQVLTGRCVDLGMGSLPYLPFAEALSQPLRWGERDSEEKGRMAEVIRQVSAERQGLAQIVGSAIEVIPRSVGEAGLDRLALFESVTHVLGRIGSEVAPLLLILEDLHWADASTRDLVRFLFSRLGPDRLLVLASYRADDLHRRHPLRPLVGELVRLPRVEQMDLPPLSDRELGQLLAGVNGAPVKPALLRRIVRRSAGNPYYAQELLAAGDDGRLPEGLTDLLLDRLEQLSDPAKKVVRLASVLGSARIDDALLRVVISGPDIRGSLTADEAESALREAIAQQVLVPEELDRYRFRHALLQEAIYSDLLPGERVRLHKNVADYLRPLIGTPGARGIAAEVARHSLAANDMPSALNASLQAAWFAACGNAPAEALEHYEQALQLWDVVPDDQRAEDVARSTVSLRAADVASDAGRYTRAVDLAATATEEAEADGDTTAAARARATLSLHLYQADRPREAHSCAVQVINDLAGDRAPSPARAMAWGIVARVRLAADPRDAMKAVNQALAESEPLGMTALQVELLTTQAVAEGVLGRDEESARSFRLARAATELSGDTAATVRVIYNLAINHLDAGDLDAGIADLLAAIEVADSNGLTASPYGSNARSLLITTFWHTGQVERALGVIRPDEGASRLPLSLVSYLRLYELPVLAARDPEQVLRADEWLVITDDSWERQLLHSARAEAMTWLGKWEEAAVQARRALDYVLREAEPWLLSGIAIDVRAVSALADGAVRARELGDAETERSALADIEYFLEDGRTRGRLGLPRRGVMGPEGKAWLLRLELEWARARAADETAGWIELAETFEGVSVYEVARARWRAAQLLLRENHRAEACEQILAAHDRALRLGAAPLLRELEHLALPAGLSLGGATGGTDTNSQDRQNYRALHDGELRGESAGRQDRSDLQDRPDLQAGGPYGGSAARPASGNTGVSGSGGTGPATFPQPGSSGGPAASADDAPITAPTLTPREHEVMSLVAAGLTNRAIGERLFISEKTASVHVSNVLAKLGASGRAEAVAIMGRLGLIH
- the dapF gene encoding diaminopimelate epimerase, with the translated sequence MTTFAKGHGTENDFVLLDDPDGKLDLTPELIRHLSDRRAGLGADGVIRVVRSAAAGQDVAGEWFMDYWNSDGSAAEMCGNGSRVFVAHLLRRGWITLGEGDEVLITTRGGVMPVKRRGDLFTIDLGAWRVAGGPAAVTAGSDVTVTFPGMPPLPGLSIALSNPHVVVALPDVETLEALDLTVAPIVEPAPPNGTNVEIVVPLHDQSVRSELGHLKMRVHERGSGETRSCGTGTVAAALAARAWGANLAPDHWRIDVLGGTLYVDTEGTASEGDSAKLSGPAVIVAEGELV
- the miaA gene encoding tRNA (adenosine(37)-N6)-dimethylallyltransferase MiaA produces the protein MDGPARNRLTVAVVGATATGKSDLALDLAEALNGEVINADAMQLYRGMDIGTAKLPAGERRGVPHHLLDVLDVTQEASLAAYQRDARAARDDILARGKVPILAGGSGLYVRAVLDQLEIPPTDPKVRLRLEREAESAGAPEMHRRLAEQDPAAAIAILPGNVRRIVRALEVIELTGRPFSATLPRPEYDVPAVQIGLMAPREELDDRIAARVVRMWSDGLVEETVRLVSEGLLDGKTAPRALGYAQVLRMLDGEMDEVEAQVDTVNTTRKFARRQESWFRRDDRVTWLPYDAADLRERALAAVTGPRSLTP
- a CDS encoding methyltransferase — translated: MTSESSEAPAEGAHYFRTPKETTHRRDVEIMLAGRELTVTTAGGVFSGDRIDLGTRVLLREVPPPPPEGEILDLGCGWGPITLSAALLAPRACVWAVDVNELALELTVLNARRAKVANVRTATPDQVPDDVRFAAIWSNPPIRIGKTELHAMLLHWLPRLLPEASAHLVVQRNLGADSLQGWLQTQLPSGWTVVRAGSAKGYRVLRVTAPASN